Part of the Pseudodesulfovibrio mercurii genome is shown below.
CGAGCCCTCGGTCGCGGGTGCGCGCGCCCTCCACGGCCACGGCGAAGACGATGGGCAGGGCGGTGACCACCACGGTGAACACCGGGGTCAGGCCGGTGGTGCCGAACCAGAGCATGGCCAGGACGATCCAGGCGATGGGCGGGATGCCCAGGAGCATGGCCGTGATGGGCCGGAGGGTCCGGGCCAGGGCGGGGTGGAGTCCGGCCAGGATGCCGACGGTGCTGCCGAGCACGGCGGCCACGGCGAAGCCGCCCAGGGCGCGCCCGGCCGTGACCAGGGCCGCCTTGCCCACCGCGCCCTCCAGGGTCAGCCGCCAGAGCGCCCGGCAGGCCTCAAGGGGCGAAGGAAGGATGAACGGGCCGTAGCACAGGCTGCCGACCCACCACAGGGCGAGGAAGAGCGCCACGCCCAGGGCGGGGTAGCGCAGGTCCCGCAGGGCGGACCGGACCGTGCTCGCGGCGCGGGACATCCTCCCTCCCGTTGCCTAGCCCAGGTAGAAGGCGTCGTCCGGCAGCTTGCCGCCCGTCAGTTTGGGCGACAGCTCCATCAGGGCCTTGTAGTAAAATTCCAGGTCCTTGCGGGCCTCGGCGGCGGGGAGACGCCGGATGGGGAAGGTCTCCAGGGATTTTTGCAGGACCGGGGCCTTGAGCCCGAAGAAGTCGGCGGACTGTTGGGCGGCCTCGGCCGGGTGGGCGTTGATCCAGTCCACGGCCTGGCCGATGCCGGTCCGGAGCGCGGCCACGGTCTGCGGTTCCTTCTCCGCCATGGAGGCCTGGCAGATGGTCCCGCCCAGGGGCAGGAACAGGGTGTTGCCGGTGACCTTTTCCCAGACGTCCTGGAGCACGATGCGGTGCAGCTCCATGCCGGACGCCTTGGCCTTGAGCACGGCCGCCATGGCCGCCGGCTCGGGCAGCAGGACCGTGTCCGCGCGCTTGGACAGAAGCATCTGCAACGCCTCGAATGGCGAGTCCGCGTAGGAAACGGTCATGTCCGCGTCCGGGTCGATGCCCTGCTTCGCGGCCAGGTAGCGGACGATGGTGTCCGGGATGTCCCCCCGGTAGAAGAGCAGGACCTTCTTGCCCTTGATGTCCGTGAAATCCTTGACGGACGGATCGCGGGTCAGGAGGCTGAGGATGCCGCCGTTGTTGACGTCCAGGAGGCGGACCGGCAGCCCTTTGTTGTACAGGATGGCGGCGGCGTTGGCCGGGGCGGCCGAGACCTGGGCCTCGCCCGAGACCATCCAGGCGCGCATGATGTCCGGGTTGCGCCACTGCTTCATCTCCATTGCGGGCAGCCCGGCCGGGGACTGTTGGGCCAGGCGGACCAGGGGGAGGCTCAGGGGCGCGGGCGGGCCGGACAGGACCAGCTTTTCCGGTGCGGCCAGGACCCGGTGGGCGGACAGGAAGGGGAACAGGGCCAGGGCCCCGGCGCTCATGGAGAGAAAATGCCTGCGTGTGATCATCGGTGGACTTCCTTGCAAAAGGGGTTGGGCGTGGATGTTTCGACGGGCGGCGGGCGTCCTGACCGGCACACGGGATGGCTCGGCGGATTCCGTCGGCGAATGGCGTAAGTATGTAATGGCGGGGACGGACCGGCAACGTCGTCACGGAAATATGTATACGCGTGACATATGATCCCCGGACCCAAGGTCGGGGCTGGGCCGGGGGGCGGCGGGGAGACCCTTGGGCCGGGCTATTTCCTGTTGCGCCGGATGCCCGCCAGGGAGAGATGGCGGTAGATGCTCGGCACGCTCAGGCCCGACAACCGGCTGGCCTCGGGGATGTCGAAGTCGCAGATGTCCATGAGCTGGCGGAAGTAGGCCTGGTCGCGCAACGCCTTGTAGTCGTTGTAGGCCTGGATGGGGCCGTCCGTGGCCTGGTTCGGCTGGGGCCGGGCCGGGGCGCGCTTGGGCTTGGCCCGGTCCAGGGAGGAGACGCGGATGTGGCCGGGCAGGTGCTTGGGATAGATGACCGGCTCCTGTCCGGCGGCGATGACCGCCGCCTCCATGACGTTGCCCAGTTCGCGGACGTTGCCGGGCCATGTGTAGGGGTGCAGGACGCGGGCCAGCTGCTTGGAGAACTGCTTGGGGGGCAGGCGGTAGCGTTCGCAGGCCGACTTGGCGAAGTGGCGGGCCAGGAGGATGACGTCCTGGTCGCGCTCGCGCAGGGGCGGCAGGGAGATTTCCAGGGTGCGCAGCCGGAAGAGCAGGTCCGAGCGGAAGGTCCCGGTCCGGGTCATGGCCTCCAGGTCGCGGTTGGTGGCGGCCATGAGCCGGAAGTCGCTGGCCTGTTCGCGGGAGGAGCCCACGGGCCGGAAGCGGTGCTCCTGGAGCACGCGCAGGAAGGACTTCTGCAGGGAGGGCGGCAGCTCGCCGATCTCGTCCAGGAACAGGGTGCCGCCGTCGGCCTCGGCCACCAGCCCCCGGTGGTCGGTCATGGCCCCGGTGAAGGCCCCCTTGACGTGGCCGTAGAGCACGCTTTCGAGCAGGGTCTCGGTCAGGTTGGAGCAGTCCACGACCACGAAGGGCTTGTCGCGGCGGGCGCTGTTGCGGTGGATGGCCTGGGCGGCCAGCTCCTTGCCCGCCCCGGTCTCGCCGAGGATGAGCACCCCGGCCTCGCTCTCGGCGGCCTTGGCCATGAGCTGTCGGACCCGGTCCATGGCCGGGGATTTGCCGATGATCCCGCCGTCGTCGAAGGTTCGGGCCGGTTGCTGGGCCGCGAACTTGTCGCTGCGGTACTTGAGGGCGCTCTCCAGGGACGCCTTGAGGACCGAGGGCGTGGCCGGTTTTTGGATGTAGTCCCAGGCCCCGCTGGTCAGGGTCTCCTGGGCCCCGAAGTTGTCCTTCAGGCCGGTCAGGACGATGACCTCGGGCCCGCCGGGCGCGGCGGACAGCTCGTTGATGGACATGTGTCCGTCGCCGTCGGGCAGGTTCAGGTCCAGGTAGATGACGTCCACGCCGCTGCGCGCCCGGACCAGCCCCCGGCTCAGGCTGTCGGCGGTCAGGATCTCGTGGCCGAGGTCGCCGAAGCAGCGGGACAGGCCGCTTCGGATGAGCTCGTCGTCGTCGATGATCAGTATGCGTGCCATGGTCGTCCTACATGCGGAACTTGTTGACGTTTTCCACCAGCGTCCGGGGCGACATGGGCTTCATGACGAAGCCCGCCACCCCGGTGAGCCGGGCCTGGGCCTCCAGCCGGGCCTCCACGTGGCCGGTGCAGATGACCACCTTGGCGTCCGGAGCGTGTTCCAGGACGCGGGCGGCCATCTCCATGCCGGTCATGCCGGGCATGGACTGGTCCGTGACCACCAGGTCGAACCGCCCCTTGCCCCGGAAAAATTCCTTGAGACCCTCCTGTCCGCTGGAGGCCGTGAAGACCTCGTAGCCCGCGTCGCGCAGGACGCGCTGCATGGCCTGGAGGGCCCCGGCGTCGTCGTCCACCAGGAGCAGGCGGCCCGTTGACCGGGCGGCCGGGCGGGTTTCGCGGGCCAGGGTCTTGGTCTCCGGGGTGGCGGTGCAGGGCAGGTAGACCGTGAAGGTGGTCCCCCGGCCCGGCACGGAGTCCACGTGGATGGTCCCGCCGTTGCAGGTCACGATGGCGTGGACCACGGCCAGCCCCATGCCCGTGCCGCCGCTCTTGCTCTTGCTCGTGTAGAAGGGCTCGAAGATGCGCTCCGCCGAGCCCGGCTCTATGCCGTGGCCCGTGTCCGACACGGTCAGGACCACGTGGTCGCCCAGGGCCAGGCCCGAGTGCGGGGCTTCCTTCTGCGAGTCCAGGTGCAGGTTGGACAGACGCACGGACAGGGTGCCGCCGCCGGGCATGGCCTGGACGGCGTTGCGGCAGAGGTTGAGCAGAACCTGCTGGACCTGGGAGGGGTTGGCCAGGACGCAGTCGTTGTCCGCCGAGCAGTCCATGTCCAGGCGCACGTGGTCGGGCAGGGTGCCCTGCAGGATGGCCAGGTTCTCGCGGGCCAGGGGGGTCAGGTGCAGGGGCGAGCGGCTGACCTCCTGCTGGCGGCTGTACTCCAGGACCTGTTCGACCAGTTCCGAGGCCTTGTACGCGGCGCGCAGGGCCTCGGCCAGGGGGGCCTCCATGGGCGTGTTGTCCGCCTTGCCCAGGGCGTAGTCTACATTGAAGATGATCGGGACCAGGTTGTTGTTCAGGTCGTGGGCGATGCCGCCCGCAAGCACGCCGATGGCCCGCATCTTCTGGGCCTGGAACAGCTCCCGCTCCACCCGCTTCAGCTCGGTGATGTCCACCCCCAGCTCCATGACCAGGGGCTCCCCGTTCTCGTCCTCGAAGGGATAGTCGTAGATGTGGAAGGTCCGGCCCGCGTCGTCGGTGAACTGCCAGTCCACGGGCTCGCCCGTGTCGAAGACCCGGAAGGTAGGGCAGTGGGGACAGGGGTCGTCGCGGCCGCCGAACATCTGGTAGCAGCGCCGCCCGCCCACCTCGCCGTAGAAGGCCAGGGTCTTCTTGTTGGCGTAGGCCACGGAGTAGTCGCGCCGCTGCATGTAGACGAACACGGGCAGCTCGTTGACCACGTCGAAGAAGAGCAGCCGGCCGCGCTCGCGGAGCATGTCCGACTGCCGCCGGAGGACCTTTTCGTCGCGCAGGGCCGCGCGCAGCCGCTCCACCTCGGCGTGGCGGTGGACCTCGACCACGATCTCGCCGCCGGGCAGGGGCACCAGGCGGCAGGAGGCCAGCTCCCGGTCCGGGGCCGACGGGTCGCCCATCTCCACCAACTGCTCCATGCCGGTCAGGGCCACCTGGGCCAGGCCGTCCTCGAGGACCCGCAGGAACCGGGCGTGGAAGGGCAGCTCGTCCGGCCGCCGCCCCTCTGGAAAGGGTGCGTCCGCCGGGAGCAGCCGGGTGAAGGCGTTGTTGGCATAGGCGATGACCCCGTCCGGGCCGAGCACGGCCATGGGGGTCGGGCTCTGCCGGGCGAAGAGCCGGAGATCGGAAGGTGCGGGTATCTGCATTTCGATTTACATTTTTCTACATTTACGCTCTACGAACACTATAGTTATTTCGCAAAGTTTTTTCAATCATAATAAAATAGTCATTAATATACTGTTTTAATTTATATTTTACTCAAGAAGACTCTTTGTCTGCCAGTTAAATTTTCAATAATTCAATTCTCGTTTTTAAGAATCGAGAACGAATCGAGATATGTCTAAGATGGAGTGCGCTGAGCAAATGATTACTTAACTAACTGATTTACTGTATTTTATTGAAAAACAGGCCAAAATGGCACGGCGATTGTACTAGATGAAAAAATCACATTGATGAAAATTGTCCGGATTCGGTCCGGGCGAGCGGTATCATAAAATTGCCAAAATGAGGGATTGAGACGATGAGCCTGCCAAAACCATCTTCCATCGACAGCATCAAGAAGCAGATCCGGGATCATGACATCCAGTTCGTCCGTTTCGAGCAAGCGGACCTGTACGGCGTGTCCCGGAGCAAGACCGTGCCGGTCGGCGCGTTCATGGACTATATAGAGAACGGCCTGAACTTTTACGGCGGACTGCTCGGCCTGGACATCCAGTCCATGGTCCCCAAGGGGACCGGGTACGCCGAGGAGGTGGCCTTCGAGGACCATTGCACGGTGCCGGACCTGTCCACCTTCACGGTCCTGCCCTGGGTGCCCAACACGGCCAACATCACCGTGGACCCCTACTGGTACGACGGCCGCCCGGCCATGGCCTCCCCGCGCCTGCTGCTCAAGAAGATCCTCGATGAGTTCGCCGCCATGGGCTACATCTGCCGGTTGGGCTACGAGTTCGAGTTCTACGTGCTGGACAAGGAGACCAGGAAGCCGGTCTACGACGGACAGCCCATCTTCGTCACCCTCAAGAACAACTTCGACATCGACTATACCTACGACCTGATGCGCAAGATGGACCAGGCCGGGGTGCGGATCATCACCCAGAACTCCGAGCACGGGCCGGGACAGCAGGAGATCAACCTGTACTACCAGGACGGCCTGCCCGCCGCGGACACCGCCTTCCTCTACAAGATGGGCTGCAAGGAGATTTCCCTGCAGCACGGCTACATCGCCACCTGGCTGACCAAGCCGTTCATCAATTCCAGCGCCTCGGGCTCCCACTTCCACGTCTCCCTCATCGACAAGAAGACCGGCAAGAACGCCTTCAACGCCCCGGACGGCGAGTGCGGCCTGTCCGAGCTGGCGCGCGACTTCCTGGCGGGCATGCTCAAGCACGCCCGGGCCAACACCGTGTTCACCGCCCCGACCATCAACTGCTATAAGCGCTACCGGGTCAATTCCTTCGCCCCGCACACCGCCACCTGGGGCATGGAGAACCGCACCGTGGGCATCCGCCTGAAGGGCTGCCGGGGCGAGTCCACCCATTTCGAGAACCGGCTGGCCTGCGGCGGGACCAACCCCTACCTTCTGGCCCTGTCCACCCTGGCCGCCGGCCTTGAGGGCATCCGTTCCAAGCCGGAGTTGCCCGATCCGGTCCTGGGCATCGCCTACGACGATGAAACCCTGCCCAGGCTGCCGTTCACCCTGGACGAGGCCGTGGAGGCCTTCGAGCAGGACACGGACCTGCATGCCGTGCTCGACCCCGAGTTCATCAAGCTGGTCCTGGCCGTGAAGAAGTTCGAGGTCGAGACCGCCAGGGCCAAGTTCGCGGACTACGGTACCCCCGAATTCAACAATCGCGTCGATCCATGGGAGTGGGACTACTACATGGAACTGCTGTAGACACCGCACCTCCCAACCCGGGGAGGGGGGCCTTCCTTCATCCTCCCTCCCCGTGCGGTGTTTTCGAACAGGAGCAACCGGAGCAACAATGAGCACCATTCCCGTCATAGAACTGACCGGCACCCCCTTCGAACGGGGCGTCGCCCACGGCCGGGCCCTCGGGGACCTGATCGCGGAGTTCGTGGAGTCCGTGACCTCGGTCCACCAGATGAACAACGGGTTCATCCGCGTGGACAAGGACCGGCTCGAAACCTTTTGCATGAAGAATCTCGGCTTCCTCGAAAAGTTCTCCCCCGAGCTGGTGGAGGAGATGCGCGGCATCGCTGAGGGCGCGGGCGTGACCTTCAAGGAGATTCTCTACCTCAACTCCTTCCTGGAGCTGGAGGACCTGCGTGCGCCCGGCATCGGCGGCACGGTCCTGCCCGACGGCCTGTGGGGCTGCACCACCTTCAACGTCACCCGCGACGCCGGGGAGGGCGGCCGGGCCTACATCGGCCAGACCTACGACATGGAGAAATACTACGAGAGGTTTCTCTGCCTGCTGCGCATCGTTCCGGAACAGGGCCCGGCCCAGCTGGTCATCTCGTTCGCGGGCATCCTCGGCCTGGTCGGCCTGAACGCGGCGGGCGTGGGCGCGGTCATCAACAAGGTCACGGCCACGGACGCCCGGCCCGGCGTGGTCTACCCGTTCATCATGCGCAGGGCGCTATCCAGCGAGCGCATCGGCGACGCGCTGGGCGCGGCCATCTTCTCGCCGCGCGCGGGGGGCATCAACTACCAGTTCGCGGGAAGCGGGGTGGCCTTCTGCGCCGAGACCTCGGCCGCGTACTACCAGCTCCTCGACATCGACGGGTCCATCGCCCACACCAACCACTTCGTGGGCCGGGACATGCGCCGGTTCGAGACCCCCAACTGGCTGTCCCACGGCGGGTCCATGGTGCGCAAGCAGGTGGCCGACAACTTCCTGAAGCGCCATCGCGGCGCCCTCAACCCCGAGAAGCTCAAGGAGCTGACCAGGGACCACACCAATTATCCCCGGTGCATCTGCGCCCACGGGTTCCCCGGCGAGGACCCGAAGACGGCCTTCCACACGGTCTTCGCCGTGATCATGGACCCCGAGGCGGGGTGGCTGGAGCTGTGTTCCGGCAATCCCTGCGAGAATACCTACGAGCGCCACGTCCTCTGACGCGGCGGTGAATCGGCTGATGTTCGGTAGCTGGCAAGCATTTTCAACATATTAAGCAAGCAGAGGTGTGCAATGGAAACGAATGCGAAGTTGGAGAAGACCCTGAAAGAGTATGAGTCCGGCGGCATGACCCGCCGCTCGTTCCTCAAGACCATGACCACCCTGGGCGTGGCCGCGGCCGTGGCCAACGCCGTGGCCCTGTCGCCGCTGGGCGCGGTCAAGGCGTTCGCCGCCATCTCCGGTCCCGAGGAGCGCGCCTGGGCCCTGGCCAAGGTGGCTGCGGCCAAGGCCACGAAGAAGACCCTGACCCTGCTCATTCCCACCGGGTCCATCGGCAACATGACCCCGTATGCCGACAAGTGGAAGAACGAACTCGGCATCACCCTGGAGTTCATCGAGGAGCCGGACGAGGTCGTCCACACCAAGGGCATGCAGGAGGCCGTGGCCAAGACCGGCCGGTACGACGTCATGATGCCCACGGCCATGTCCTATCCGGACTGGATCGACTCCGGCGTCATCTACGACCTGACCGACTGGACCGAGAAGTACGACCCCGAGCTGTTCAACAAGGAATGGGGCGTGGTCTTCCCGGCCTCGCACCATGCCCAGCTGTACAACGGCCGCGTGGCCGGTCTGCTCAACGACGGCGACCAGATCACCCTGCTGTGCCGCAAGGACTACCTTGAGGATTCCGACAAGGCCAAGGCCTTCGAGGACAAGTTCGGCCGCAAGCTGGCCGTGCCCGACACCTGGAAGGAGTACTACGACCTGGCCTCCTTCATGCATGATCCGGCCAAGGGCTTCTACGGTTCCCTGGAATACCGCTCCCCGTACTACGTCAAGTGGATGTTTATGCAGCGCCTCGTGTCCAAGGGCATGCTCTACTTCGACGGCGAGATGAACCCGACCTTCAATTCCGACGAAGGCGTGGCCGCCCTGGAAGACATGCTGGCCATGAACCAGTTCCTGCACCCGGACGCCTTCTCCTTCACCTGGTCCTCCAACTACAACGCCTTCGGCCGGGGCGAGGGCTTCATGAACATCGTCTGGCCGTCCGGCTTCAAGTACTCCATGGCCCCGTCCACCGGCCCGGCCACCACCGGCAAGATCGCGGCCACCGTCATGCCCGCCGACTTCACCAAGGACGGCACCAAGCTGTACGCGGGCATGTTCTGCTGGGGCTACGGCTACGCGGTCTCCAAGTATTCCGCCAACCCCGAGCTGGCCTACGCCTACTCCCAGTGGATGACCTCGCCGACCATCTCGGCCGACGCCATCCCGTACCTCGGCGGCTACTCCGACCCGTATCGCGTCAACCACATGCTCGAACCCACCAAGCGGCTGGTGGACACCTACACCAAGCCGTACCTGAACACCCTGTACAACAACATGGTCAACACCGTGCCCGACTTCTGCCTGCCCGGCGGCTTCGAGTACCAGGACGCCCTGGACAAGGAGGTGCACGCCTGCATGACCGGTTCCAAGAAGCCCAAGGAGGCCCTGGAACAGGCCGCGCACAAGTTCGAGCGCATCACCCGCCGCATCGGCAAGGACAAGGTCAAGAAGGCCTGGATCGCCCTGACCTCCAACCTGGCCGCGCCCATCAAGAAGGCCGCGGGCGTGGACAACTGGAGCTAGAACGAGACTCCCAACAACCGAACCCGGCCCGGGGGCCATTCCCCGGGCCGGTCAGGTGGAAAACGTGACACAGACAGCTATCGGCACCACTCCGGACCGCAAGGGGTTCAGCAACCAGGCCATCGCCCGCATCTTCACGGTGCCGGGGCAGGTGGTCTCCCTCCTGGTCCTCGTCATGCCGCTCTTGGTGGCATTGTATATGAGCTTCACCGACTGGTCGCCCACGCGCGGCTCCCTGTTCGACGCCTCCTTCGTGGGCTTCGACAACTATTCGGAACTGCTCATCTGGGACACCCGGTTCATCTACGCGGTCATCCGCACACTGCTCATCTCCGGCATCTGCCTGTGCCTCGAGTTCACCTTCGGGCTCGGCCTGGCGGTCCTGTTCCTGCGCAGGTTCCGGGGCAAGTCGGTGCTCTTCTCGGCGTTTCTGACGCCCATGATGATCCTGCCCGTGG
Proteins encoded:
- a CDS encoding ABC transporter permease, producing MSRAASTVRSALRDLRYPALGVALFLALWWVGSLCYGPFILPSPLEACRALWRLTLEGAVGKAALVTAGRALGGFAVAAVLGSTVGILAGLHPALARTLRPITAMLLGIPPIAWIVLAMLWFGTTGLTPVFTVVVTALPIVFAVAVEGARTRDRGLEDMGRSFDTPPAMLFLDVRLPHILSYLFPGWVTALGLSWKVAVMAELLASTDGIGADLALARVNLETADVLAWIIVLLAMLLAVDLLLLDPLQRRLEPWRRTVRSS
- a CDS encoding ABC transporter substrate-binding protein, producing MITRRHFLSMSAGALALFPFLSAHRVLAAPEKLVLSGPPAPLSLPLVRLAQQSPAGLPAMEMKQWRNPDIMRAWMVSGEAQVSAAPANAAAILYNKGLPVRLLDVNNGGILSLLTRDPSVKDFTDIKGKKVLLFYRGDIPDTIVRYLAAKQGIDPDADMTVSYADSPFEALQMLLSKRADTVLLPEPAAMAAVLKAKASGMELHRIVLQDVWEKVTGNTLFLPLGGTICQASMAEKEPQTVAALRTGIGQAVDWINAHPAEAAQQSADFFGLKAPVLQKSLETFPIRRLPAAEARKDLEFYYKALMELSPKLTGGKLPDDAFYLG
- a CDS encoding sigma-54-dependent transcriptional regulator; this translates as MARILIIDDDELIRSGLSRCFGDLGHEILTADSLSRGLVRARSGVDVIYLDLNLPDGDGHMSINELSAAPGGPEVIVLTGLKDNFGAQETLTSGAWDYIQKPATPSVLKASLESALKYRSDKFAAQQPARTFDDGGIIGKSPAMDRVRQLMAKAAESEAGVLILGETGAGKELAAQAIHRNSARRDKPFVVVDCSNLTETLLESVLYGHVKGAFTGAMTDHRGLVAEADGGTLFLDEIGELPPSLQKSFLRVLQEHRFRPVGSSREQASDFRLMAATNRDLEAMTRTGTFRSDLLFRLRTLEISLPPLRERDQDVILLARHFAKSACERYRLPPKQFSKQLARVLHPYTWPGNVRELGNVMEAAVIAAGQEPVIYPKHLPGHIRVSSLDRAKPKRAPARPQPNQATDGPIQAYNDYKALRDQAYFRQLMDICDFDIPEASRLSGLSVPSIYRHLSLAGIRRNRK
- a CDS encoding ATP-binding protein, with translation MQIPAPSDLRLFARQSPTPMAVLGPDGVIAYANNAFTRLLPADAPFPEGRRPDELPFHARFLRVLEDGLAQVALTGMEQLVEMGDPSAPDRELASCRLVPLPGGEIVVEVHRHAEVERLRAALRDEKVLRRQSDMLRERGRLLFFDVVNELPVFVYMQRRDYSVAYANKKTLAFYGEVGGRRCYQMFGGRDDPCPHCPTFRVFDTGEPVDWQFTDDAGRTFHIYDYPFEDENGEPLVMELGVDITELKRVERELFQAQKMRAIGVLAGGIAHDLNNNLVPIIFNVDYALGKADNTPMEAPLAEALRAAYKASELVEQVLEYSRQQEVSRSPLHLTPLARENLAILQGTLPDHVRLDMDCSADNDCVLANPSQVQQVLLNLCRNAVQAMPGGGTLSVRLSNLHLDSQKEAPHSGLALGDHVVLTVSDTGHGIEPGSAERIFEPFYTSKSKSGGTGMGLAVVHAIVTCNGGTIHVDSVPGRGTTFTVYLPCTATPETKTLARETRPAARSTGRLLLVDDDAGALQAMQRVLRDAGYEVFTASSGQEGLKEFFRGKGRFDLVVTDQSMPGMTGMEMAARVLEHAPDAKVVICTGHVEARLEAQARLTGVAGFVMKPMSPRTLVENVNKFRM
- a CDS encoding glutamine synthetase family protein, yielding MSLPKPSSIDSIKKQIRDHDIQFVRFEQADLYGVSRSKTVPVGAFMDYIENGLNFYGGLLGLDIQSMVPKGTGYAEEVAFEDHCTVPDLSTFTVLPWVPNTANITVDPYWYDGRPAMASPRLLLKKILDEFAAMGYICRLGYEFEFYVLDKETRKPVYDGQPIFVTLKNNFDIDYTYDLMRKMDQAGVRIITQNSEHGPGQQEINLYYQDGLPAADTAFLYKMGCKEISLQHGYIATWLTKPFINSSASGSHFHVSLIDKKTGKNAFNAPDGECGLSELARDFLAGMLKHARANTVFTAPTINCYKRYRVNSFAPHTATWGMENRTVGIRLKGCRGESTHFENRLACGGTNPYLLALSTLAAGLEGIRSKPELPDPVLGIAYDDETLPRLPFTLDEAVEAFEQDTDLHAVLDPEFIKLVLAVKKFEVETARAKFADYGTPEFNNRVDPWEWDYYMELL
- a CDS encoding acyl-CoA--6-aminopenicillanic acid acyl-transferase produces the protein MSTIPVIELTGTPFERGVAHGRALGDLIAEFVESVTSVHQMNNGFIRVDKDRLETFCMKNLGFLEKFSPELVEEMRGIAEGAGVTFKEILYLNSFLELEDLRAPGIGGTVLPDGLWGCTTFNVTRDAGEGGRAYIGQTYDMEKYYERFLCLLRIVPEQGPAQLVISFAGILGLVGLNAAGVGAVINKVTATDARPGVVYPFIMRRALSSERIGDALGAAIFSPRAGGINYQFAGSGVAFCAETSAAYYQLLDIDGSIAHTNHFVGRDMRRFETPNWLSHGGSMVRKQVADNFLKRHRGALNPEKLKELTRDHTNYPRCICAHGFPGEDPKTAFHTVFAVIMDPEAGWLELCSGNPCENTYERHVL
- a CDS encoding extracellular solute-binding protein, encoding METNAKLEKTLKEYESGGMTRRSFLKTMTTLGVAAAVANAVALSPLGAVKAFAAISGPEERAWALAKVAAAKATKKTLTLLIPTGSIGNMTPYADKWKNELGITLEFIEEPDEVVHTKGMQEAVAKTGRYDVMMPTAMSYPDWIDSGVIYDLTDWTEKYDPELFNKEWGVVFPASHHAQLYNGRVAGLLNDGDQITLLCRKDYLEDSDKAKAFEDKFGRKLAVPDTWKEYYDLASFMHDPAKGFYGSLEYRSPYYVKWMFMQRLVSKGMLYFDGEMNPTFNSDEGVAALEDMLAMNQFLHPDAFSFTWSSNYNAFGRGEGFMNIVWPSGFKYSMAPSTGPATTGKIAATVMPADFTKDGTKLYAGMFCWGYGYAVSKYSANPELAYAYSQWMTSPTISADAIPYLGGYSDPYRVNHMLEPTKRLVDTYTKPYLNTLYNNMVNTVPDFCLPGGFEYQDALDKEVHACMTGSKKPKEALEQAAHKFERITRRIGKDKVKKAWIALTSNLAAPIKKAAGVDNWS